One Paenibacillus sp. SYP-B4298 genomic window, AAGTAAAATATAGGTGAATTACTATATATATAATATTATTTATAAATAAGGGAATATCTTGAACATTAAAAGGCCAGGCATGGCTCAACCTTTATCGTATTCGCTCAACACAAATAAACCGTTTCTTACGCATACAGGACACCCAAGGCTCCCATCCTGCGAAGGAACGGTTCATCCACTTTCACTACACCTAAACAGCTCCAGCCCGCTTGATCTGCTTGCTGCGGAGCTGACCACACGCGGCATCAAGTCCACGCCATGCTCCAGCCAGACGCTGCAGCTTTCCTTGCTTTTTGAGCGTGTCATAAAATTGCCGCACACCGACCCGTTCGCTGATACTGGTTATGCTCGTCTACTGGGCTATATGCTTAACATTTAAAGAGGGAAATTACAGTCTGCTGTCGGTCGCCCACCCTCAACCGAGTTTGTAAACCAAATGAACTTTTACTGTCTGCATCATCTCGAATTGTAACGATTCGATTACGTTTAACAAGGATCGCATACATGGAACATTGGGCTACCTGACACCTGTTCCCTATCGTCAAGAAACCTTAGGAAAGTTGTCTGATTTACTGTTGACAATCCTCATATAACTAGAACCGTTACTTACTAGAATGCATATACTGCCTTGTGCTTAATTGAAGGGTGGAGGTTAAGGACAACCTATGCCGCTCTTGTGCGCCGAGCAGAGCATGCGATTCTTCCCATGCCTTCCGAAGGGTAACCACCTTTCACTTCAGTTAGAGCGCACTCCCTATCGTCCACCACTGCACGGGGACTGGCAAGGGGAGGATCATGCAGCCAGAACAGGTCGGTGCGTGCACCGAATCAGGCTTTCAGTTGTTGGCTGTAACGCAAAGGAGGAATAACTTCATGGCTATTGTGAATTTGGTTGTGAACGGTGGCTTCGAGACGGGGTCTTTCCCACCTTGGAATGCTTCTAATGCTATCGTTACAAGTGCCTATGCCCATACCGGCTCCTTCTCTGCAGAATTGTTAGGAGGAGCAACCACAGCTTTTATTAACCAATTCATTCCTGTAATGAGCGGCCAAATTCTAGAGTTTCAGGTCTACCTGTCTAGAATTGGCCCAAATCCTGCTCCTACGGTTACGCTTCAGTTGTTCTATTATGACAATGCATTTAACCAGGTCGGACAAGAGTTTCTGATTAATGTTCCCGGAACCGATATACCTGACGTCACACAAACGGGATGGCTGCTGGTCTCTCGAGCGGTGGGACCGGTTCCTGCGGGAGCCACACAAGCATTTTTGTTAATTAATACGATTCCACAGGCGGGCAGCGCCAATATCCTGGTCGATGATGTCGCGTTATTATTCAATGAAGGTGGTGCCACGGGGCCGACGGGGCCAACAGGGGCTACAGGTAGCACCGGACCGACGGGCGCTACGGGCAGCACGGGCGCTACTGGAGCCACTGGGGCTACGGGTGCCACGGGCGCTACCGGTGCCACCGGGGCTACGGGTGCTACAGGCGACACGGGCGCTACTGGGGCCACGGGTGCTACTGGTGCTACAGGCGACACAGGCGCTACTGGAGCCACAGGTGACACCGGGGCTACTGGAGCCACGGGCGCTACTGGAGCCACGGGCGACACGGGCGCTACTGGAGCCACGGGCGACACGGGCGCTACTGGGGCTACAGGCGACACGGGCGCTACGGGTGCCACAGGCGACACGGGCGCTACTGGAGCCACAGGCGACACAGGGGCTACTGGGGCCACGGGTGACACCGGGGCTACGGGCGACACGGGCGACACCGGGGCTACGGGCGACACCGGGGCTACGGGCGACACAGGCGCTACGGGTGCTACTGGCGACACGGGGGCTACTGGCGCGACGGGCGACACGGGCGCTACCGGAGCCACGGGCGACACGGGCGCTACCGGAGCCACGGGCGACACGGGCGCTACCGGAGCCACGGGCGACACGGGCGCTACCGGAGCCACGGGCGACACGGGCGCTACCGGAGCCACGGGCGACACGGGCGCGACGGGCGACACCGGGGCTACGGGCGACACAGGCGCTACTGGAGCTACTGGCGACACGGGCGCTACGGGTGCCACAGGTGATACCGGGGCTACGGGTGCTACTGGCGACACGGGCGCTACTGGCGACACGGGCGCTACAGGTGCCACGGGCGACACGGGCGCTACGGGTGCTACTGGCGACACGGGTGCCACGGGTGCTACTGGCGACACGGGCGCTACGGGTGCTACTGGCGACACGGGTGCTACAGGTGCCACGGGCGACACGGGCGCGACGGGGGCTACTGGCGACACAGGCGCTACCGGGGCCACGGGTGACACAGGCGCTACGGGTGCTACTGGCGACACGGGTGCCACGGGGGCTACTGGCGACACGGGCGCTACTGGAGCCACAGGTGACACAGGCGCTACGGGTGCTACAGGCGACACAGGCGCTACTGGGGCCACGGGCGCTACTGGAGCAACGGGCGACACGGGCGCTACTGGGGCCACGGGTGACACAGGCGCTACTGGAGCCACGGGCGACACAGGCGCTACTGGAGCTACTGGAGCTACTGGCGACACAGGCGCTACGGGCGACACGGGCGCTACGGGGGCTACTGGCGACACAGGTGCTACGGGGGCTACTGGCGACACAGGCGCTACCGGGGCCACGGGTGACACAGGCGCTACTGGAGCAACGGGCGACACAGGCGCTACTGGAGCTACTGGCGACACAGGCGCTACGGGCGACACGGGCGCTACGGGTGCTACTGGCGACACAGGTGCTACGGGTGCTACTGGCGACACAGGTGCTACCGGGGCCACGGGTGACACAGGCGCTACTGGAGCAACGGGCGACACAGGCGCTACTGGAGCTACTGGCGACACAGGCGCTACGGGTGCCACGGGCGACACGGGCGCGACGGGTGCTACTGGCGACACAGGTGCTACGGGTGCTACTGGCGACACTGGCGCTACTGGAGCTACTGGCGACACAGGTGCTACGGGTGCTACTGGCGACACGGGCGCTACTGGGGCTACTGGCGACACAGGCGCTACGGGGGCTACTGGTGCCACAGGCGACACGGGGGCTACTGGAGCTACAGGTGCCACGGGCGACACAGGCGCTACTGGAGCCACGGGCGACACAGGCGCTACGGGTGCTACAGGCGACACCGGAGCCACGGGCGCGACGGGCGACACAGGTGCTACCGGTGCCACGGGCGACACAGGCGCTACTGGAGCCACAGGCGCTACGGGTGCTACTGGCGACACAGGTGCTACTGGCGACACAGGTGCTACTGGAGCCACAGGTGACACTGGCGCTACGGGTGCTACAGGCGACACTGGCGCTACAGGGGCCACGGGCGACACAGGCGCTACTGGTGCCACAGGCGACACGGGGGCTACTGGAGCTACAGGTGCCACGGGTGACACAGGCGCTACGGGTGCTACAGGCGACACTGGCGCTACTGGCGCTACTGGCGACACTGGCGCTACTGGGGCCACGGGCGACACAGGGGCCACAGGCGCTACAGGACCGACTGGACCAGGAGCTACGCTAGCATTCTCAAATACTGCTGGAACTATAGCTGTTGCTCCGCCATTGAATACTGAAGTTACCGTTGCATCTGTGACCTCAAATGTTACAGCAGGAGATAATATTAAAGTTGACTATGCTTTAGGATATGAGGGTGTATTTAGTGCAGCTTGGAGCGTTACTGCTGAATTTAGATTGTATAGAGATGGAACCTTAATTGCTACAAGAACACTTATTCAAAGTGGTGCTCAAGCTGAAACTACTGACTTCCCTATCGCCAATACCTTTGTCGATACAGCTCCTGCCACTGCTGCAAGCACCTATGAAGTACGTGTTATTACAACAGCCGCTACGAACTTAACTTCTGCATCAGCTATTAACCGGTATTTGAATACAACGGATTATACAACAACTTAATATTTTTCTTCTCAGAATCAAAAATCAATAATAGCGTTAATTCAATACTGGAACGGCTGTCCGAAAAAGCCATAAATAAAAAAGTTGGGCGGAGAAACGCAATGTTTCCCGTCCAACTTTTTTGTTCCTGCTGGAAAGTGAAGATGCCGACTCCCCTTTGCTTTCGTGTACGCGGGCTTGAAGAGGCAAAGGCCGCAATCTTCACATTCTTAGATGTTACAGCTCGTATGTCCAATTAACATTAAGAAGCCGGGCATGTTCCGATCTTTATCGTATTCGCTCCACACAAAATAAACCGTTTCTTCCGCACACAGGACACCCAAGGCTCCCATCCTACGAAGAAGAAACGGTTCATCCACACTCACTACACCTAAACAGCTCCAGCCCGCTTGATCTGCTTGCTGCGGAGCTGACCACACGCGGCATCAATGTCCACGCCATGCTCCAACCGGACGCTGCAGCTAATTCCTTGCTTTTTGAGCGTGTCATAAAATTGTCGTACAACCTCACGATCCGTGCGCTGATACTGGCTATGCTCGTCCACCGGATTATATGGTATCAGATTCACATTAGCCAAGGATCGGATGCTGCTCACCAGCTCCGCAAGCTCCACCGCATGCTCCGGCTGGTCGTTCACATCCTTGAGTAAGATGTACTCTATCGTGATTCGACGACGCGTTTTAGTCAGATAATACTGAATAGATTCCATCAAGCGCTCAATCGGAATGGCGCGGTTTATCTTCATAATGCGTGTACGCAGCTCATTGTTTGGCGCATGCAGCGAGACCGCCAGATTGACGCCAAGACTGCTGTCCGCAAACTCCTCTATCTTGTTGGCAAGTCCACTCGTAGACACGGTAATGTGCCGCGGCCCAATCGCCAGTCCCTTATGATCCTTGATCACTTGTATAAAGTCGCTCATATTCTGATAATTGTCGAACGGCTCGCCAATACCCATCACAACGACATGACTGACCCGCTCCTGACGGCCGGCCTGATCTAGATAGAGCTGCGCCTTCATAATCTGTCCCACAATTTCTCCGCTGCTCAGATCCCGGCTCTTCGCTAATAGGCCACTGGCACAAAAGCTGCAGCCAATATTACAGCCAACCTGCGTCGTTACGCATACGGACAAGCCGAACTTATGGCGCATCAGAACGGTCTCGATCAGATTGCCATCGCTCAGCCGGAATAGGAACTTCACGGTTCCATCCGTTGCCTCCTGCTTCACATGCTCGGTCAAGGTATCGATCGCGAAGTGCGCCGCCAGCAGTTCCAGGCATTCCGGCCTGACATCGTCCATCGCCTCAAAGGATGTCACGCGCCTGCGGTACAACCACTCCCACACCTGCATCGCCCTAAATTTCTTATGTCCACGCTCGAGCAGCCAAGCTTCCAACTGCTCACGAGTCAATCCATAAATGGATGGCTTATTCATGCTTACCCTCTTTTCAATTACTTATGATTCATCACTTTATTAACTGTTCTATAGCAACTTCGGAGCAGTTGCTCCGACATTGTTTTTCATGGCTCAACATTATTATTGTCCCAGAGTTTTTTTTTAAAAACAAGAGGGAAATTACAGTCTGCTGTCTGTCTCCCGCCCTCCCATCCTACTCCTCTTATTCGCCTGCCATCCGCTGTGATCAGCATGGGATATGCAAGGAATGACGCATAAAACAAGACGCTTGAGGTCGGTAGTATAGGTTGCAGAAGCCTCTTATTCTATAGAATGAGCCATATATCCAGAACGGTTATTTAATAGAATGCATATACTACTTTGAGCTTAATTGAAGGGTGAGGTTAAGGACAACCTATGCCGCTCTTGTGCGCTGAGCAGAGCATGCGATTGTTCCTATGACTTCCGAAAGGTTACAGCCTTTCACTTCAGTAGAGCACACTCCCTATCGTCCACCACTGTACTGGGACAAGCAAGGGAAGGATCATGCAGCCAGAACAGGTCGGTGCGAGCACCGAATCAGGCTTCCAGTTGTTGGCTGTAACGCAAAGGAGGAATAACTTCATGGCTATTGTGAATTTGGTTGTGAACGGTGGCTTCGAGACGGGGTCTTTCCCGCCTTGGAATGCTTCTAATGCTATCGTTACAAGTGCCTATGCCCATACCGGCTCCTTCTCTGCCGAATTGTTAGGAGGAGCAACCACAGCTTATATTAACCAATTCATTCCTGTAATGAGCGGCCAAATTCTAGAGTTTCAGGTCTACCTGTCTAGAATTGGCCCAAATCCTGCTTCTACGGTTACGCTTCAGTTGTTCTATTATGACAATGCATTTAACCAGGTCGGACAAGAGTTTCTGATTAATGTTCCCGGAACCGATATACCTGACGTCACACAAACGGGATGGCTGCTGGTCTCTCGAGCGGTGGGACCGGTTCCTGCGGGAGCCACACAAGCATTTTTGTTAATTAATACGATTCCACAGGCGGGCAGCGCCAATATCCTGGTCGATGATGTCGCGTTATTATTCAATGAAGGTGGTGCCACGGGGCCGACGGGGCCAACAGGGGCTACAGGTAGCACCGGACCGACGGGCAACACCGGACCGACGGGCGCGACTGGACCGACTGGAGCTACGGGCGGCACGGGCCCAACTGGGGCTACGGGTGCCACAGGCGCGACTGGACCGACTGGGGCCACGGGCAACACCGGCGCGACAGGCGCGACAGGAGACACGGGCGCGACTGGACCGACGGGACCTCCGGGAGGTGCCACAGGATTCACTGGGCCGACAGGACCAACGGGGCCGACAGGGCCGACAGGGGCTACGGGAGACACGGGCGCGACAGGCGCAACAGGTGAGACTGGACCTCCAGGGGGTGCCACAGGCAATACTGGACCTACAGGGTCAACAGGAGCGACTGGTGCTACGGGTGCTACGGGCGCGACTGGACCGACTGGTGCTACGGGTGCTACGGGACCTACAGGGCCGACGGGCGCCACGGGCAGCACTGGTTCTACGGGAGCTACCGGTACAGTCCAGCCTAACCCGTTCGACGTCTATGTGCTAGCAGGAGCTACAGGAGGAAATGGTACTCAAGCCAGCCCGTTTGGCACGATACAGGAAGGCGTAAGTGCAGTTTCACCTACAGGAACTGTGAATATTTTACCCGGCTCCTACACCGTCAGTGCGACAATTTCAGTGAATAAAGCAGGCGTTACCCTGCGCGGCTACGCCGGGACGAACATTACGCTGACCGCAGCAGTAGTTCCCCTCATTGTGACAGGCAGTAATGTAACAATTGATGGGTTGACGATTACAAGCGATAACGCTTATGCAGTAGAATTTGTTCAGCTAGGCGGCGTCAACCATCGCTTGATTAACAATACCATCTTCGGCCCGCCGCAAGCCGGCCCTTCAACGGGCTGGGTGGTCAACCGCGGCTTCGTAACCCAGATCGGTAATATGACCAATCTACTTGTCCGCAACAATATTTTCTATTCCTTGCGTCAGCCTGCTTATCTGAACCCGAATACGACGGGATTCATTGTGGATAATGTCACCTATAACACAAGGGGCTTTGTTGTCGATTCTGCAATCTTCCAATTCTCAGGAAATTCCTGGGGCAGCCCTGTAAATGCCGTCGATATTGCACTTCTGGTCGGTACACCTACTGGTGCTCCATATGACCCATTAACAGACTTGGCTGCCAACAACAGCACCGCAACCATTAGCGATCAGAGGTAACAGAGGAACACGATTTATCCTTAGCCACTCCTTCTTAAATATAGCACTGAATAAGCATTCATCTCGAAATGAAAGCACGCCCCAAGCTTGTAGATGGGGCGTGCTTTTCATATTATCGTCCAAAACTGGGACTCCCTTCCCTACTGAGAGCCACCTGCTCTTCATCATTCATGTTGTTGCATAAATAACCTGCCACGCTCGAAATCTGCTCCTGTTGGAGTTTGAAGGCACACCCTAGTCACCACGCAGCAAGCGCCACTAGAGACGGGCAGCTACAGCGGGTAGCCGAAAATGTTGTAGCGGCTTCTCTCTAGCTACGCTTACTGCGAGCTCAGGTAATATTGAATAAGCGCCTGTGTCCCCTTGTCCTCCAGTCCTTGCTCCGCCAGTTGCCTATATAGCGACTCGGCTAGCGACAGTCCGGGCAGCGACAGCCCCATCTCCCGGGCGGCATCCAGCGCAATCCCCATGTCCTTAATAAAATGCTTGATATAAAAGCCCGGCTCATAATCGCCTGCCAGCATGCGCGGCCCCAGGTTAGCAAGCGACCAACTGCCCGCTGCACCGCCAGCGATAGCCTGCAGCACGGTCTGCGGATTCAACCCGGCACTCTGCGCATACGCGATCGCCTCACATACCCCCATCATATTGGAGGCAATCGCAATCTGATTGCACATCTTCGTATGCTGTCCTGCCCCGGCTGCCCCTTGATGCACAATATTGCTACCCAACAGCTCTAGCAGCGGCCGAACGGCGGTTACGGTCTGCTCTTCTCCACCAATCATAATAGACAGCCGCGCCTCCCGGGCGCCGACATCGCCGCCCGATACCGGGGCATCAAGCGCATGCAGCCCTCTGGCCGCGCAGGCCTCTGCGATACGCTGCGCCAGCAGCGGACTGGAGGTCGTCATGTCGATCAGACAGCTTCCCTGCCGGGCATTAGCGATCAGCCCTTGCTCCCCTAGATAGACCGCCTCCACATCCTGAGGATAGCCGATCATCGTAATGATGACATCGCATGCTGCCGCCAGCTCAGCGGGTGTCTCCTGCCAGATAGCGCCTTGCCTGACCAATTCCTCTGCTTTCGTGCGAGTGCGGGTGTACACATGAAGCGGATAGCCTGCCTTCAGGATATGCCCGGCCATGCTGGCACCCATCACACCTGTACCGATGAAGCCTACGGTTGCATTCTCAGGTGAATAGTTCATTTCACTTCCTCCCCCTTCTGCTCCATCCTATGTTCTGCTTACTAGCTCCATCATAGCACTTTCCAGACCCCGAGAGGGTAATGGTCCTTACTTACTCCTGTGCGGCTCATCCGATTATCTTCCCTGAGACTGCAGCCCTGAATCCAAGACCGCCCTAGAGTTCACCATCTGCTTGGCATCATTCTCCGACTCCTGAGGCAACGGCCGCAACCGGCGCAGCTCAAGAATGAAGGTACTGCCAGCAGGCGAGCTTGAGCCCAACCACAATTGACCGCACTGTGCTTGCGCAAGCAGTCGACTGTAGGTCAAGCCTAGCCCAAGACCGCGTGTCTGCCGTTTCTTACGCATCCCGCGGAAGAAGCGCTCGAAGATGTGGGGCTGCTCCTCCTCGGTTATGCCGCTGCCGTTATCCGACACTTCCACTGCGATATGGTCCTCGCCAGCACGCAATCGTATCTCGATGCGTAGCTTTCGTTCAGGTACCGCCGCCTGCTTAGCATTATTTAATAGATTTACGACGATCTGCTGAATTCTGAGCGCATCTCCGCCAATGATCCCGTCAGCAGCAGACGGCTCCACTACGACCTCTACCGGCACTTCGTTCTGTGCCAGTTGCCATTGATAGGCGATCTCGCTCACCAGAGCTGACAGCTCCACCGCATCCTTACGCACCTCCAGACTTCCTGAGGAGAAAGCATTGTAATGGAGCAGATCGGCCACCATCCTCTCCAGCCGAACCGATTCTTGAAGTGCAATGTCAAGAAACTCGTTGGCCTCCTCATGTGTGACTACCCCTTCGCGTATCGCCAGCAGCAGTCCTTTAATCGAGGTGACCGGCGTCTTCAGCTCATGCGTTACCCCAGCCAGCGACAGGGCTCTCCATTCCTCCAACTGCTTCAGCTTGAGTGTCATATCCCGGAAGGAAGCGACCAGCTCCGTCATTTCCTGCTCGTGGGTTTCGACATTCAGGTCAACATCATAATTGCCATTGGCAATATGTCTGGCGCTGACAGCTACCTTGCGAATCGGGCGGGACAGCTTGCGCGACAGCAGATACACTGTGAACCATCCGCAGAGGATGAGCGTGAGCAGCAGCACCGTCACCAGAATCATTTCATTGGGACTATACATTAATGAACGCTTGGATTGCAGCAGCGTCACCTGCCCCTTGAGCTCCCCGCCGTTCTCGATCGGGGTAGTGATCGCCATGAAACGTCTGTCCCTGGAGTCGCCCAGATCATCGGTCAGCTTCTTCTTTACCTCGCTGTCCGTCAATTTGGGTCTGGAAAACAGCAGATTACCCTGATCATCCAGCACGAGCAGGCACATGTCCTTACTATTAATCTCAAAAAACGATGTCCTGCTATCGAGCAGCCTGTCAAATTTCGGTGGAATTCGCAATTCTCCATTCTCCGTAACGACGCGCTCCGCAATCTCCTGTCCGAGCAGCGCCGCCGTGTTGAGGCGACTGCTTTTGGCCGTATCCATTATCCAGTAGACGGCACATAGTGCAATAATCGCCAGGCTGGTACACAGGATGATAAAGTAGCGAAATGTCCAGTACGACAAAATCGATGTCTGCTTCTTCCTCACTCTTTTAGGCAAAATTGATACCCCATTCCCCGCAGCGTGCGAATCTCCCCCACATCCTGGCACCAATGCGACAGCGACTGGCGCAGCCGCTTAATGGACAAGTCTACCGCCCGATCGCTCCCGTCATAATCCATGCCCCACACCTGTTCAATGAGCTGCTCTCGTGTAAAGGCACGGTTAGGCCGCTCGGCAAGAAAGAGCAGCAAGGACAGCTCACGGGGACTGAGCGCCACCTCAGCACCGTTCACCAGCACCTGCTTGGCGGCAAAATCGATCTGCAGATTGCCGAACATCCTGCGGCTGCTCCCATCCATCCAGATGGGCCGACGCCGCAGGACCGCATTCACCCTCGCCACCACTTCTTCCGGTACAAAGGGCTTGCTCATATAATCATCCGCTCCGCCATCCAGACCGGTCAGCCGATCCTCGATGCCATCACGAGCCGTCAGCATAATAACCGGGCAGGTGCTCTTGCTGCGAATCATCGATAACAGCTCCAGCCCATCGACATCCGGCAGCATAATATCGAGCAAGACGAGCACCGGCTCCTCCAGATCGAACTGCCGGAGCGCTTCTTCGCCGTCTGCGGCCCGTATCGGCCGGTAGCCGGCTCGCTTGATATAGGCAGCCAGTACACGTGAGATGGCTGCTTCATCCTCAACGATCAATATCGGCTTCACAGGGCACACTCCCTCCGATTTCTTTCTTTATTTATCATTTACCATATCTGTGCGACCCTCGCAACCTTCCACAATTCCAGATGAAGAGAAATCGAAGAGGATGTGATCGACATCCTCCCGACACATTCCTTTGTTACATTAACCATCAGGGATGTCCATATAGAGAACATGCTGCAAGCACAAGAGAATAATGATCTTTAGGGGGAGACATGAGGCGCAGCACATCGAAAATAAACCGATAGAAAATGGGAGGAGTTTATAATGAGTAATAAAACAAAAAAATGGTTGATTGCAGGTGCCGCTGTACTGATTATTGGAGGCGCGAGCTATGCCGTCATGAACAATTACCTGGGCAATAATGTAGAGATTACCCAAGTGATTTCTAGCGAATCGTCGGCTGCAGCCTCCGCAACCAGCAGCACGAATAGTGGTTCCGATCCCGCGACAGCAGTTCTCATCGGAACCGATCAGTTGAACGGACTATGGAGCATAGCTGATGGCTCGAAGGTTTACTTCTCTGTCACCACCTCCAAGGAAACCGTCAACTTCGAGAATGCAGCCGTAACAGGCCAATGGAACGTAAATGCTTCGGAGGCCAGCAGCATGACAGGGGAAGGCAGCATCGACCTGAGTCAGACCAATTCGGGCAACAGTCAGCGAGATGGGCATATCCAAGGCTCCGATTTCTTCAATGTTGAGCAATACCCCAACGCCACCTTCACCGCCACAAGCTTCGACGGCATCCCTGGAGAGTGGACTGAAGGCACAGCCTATGACCTTACGATGCACGGCGTATTGAGTCTGCGCGAAGCGGATAAGGAGGTCACCTTTACCGGCAAAACCGTCTATGAAGGTGGCCAACTGAAGCTGTCCGGCACAACGGTGGTCACCTTCGAGGATTTCGGCATGGAGAACCCGCATTCTGTGGTCCTTAGCACTGAGAATGATGTACGTGTCCAGTTAGAGCTTATACTGACCAAATAAGAATCGCAGAGTCTTCAAAGCCGGGCACCGCTGTCCCTGCGAGTATGCACCTGGCATCAGCCTTGCCTGCCCTCTATGGTCTGAAGGTTCGTTCCATACTGGGGGCGGCGGCGCTTCTCTCTTTGCAGTTTCTGCTATTCACGCTTCCCGCCGCCATCCTCACCTGACAGCAGCTTTTCCCTCATCTTGTCCTCGTACCGGGCAAATGTCGCCGAATGACTCCAGCCCCTGGCCTCCATTAATGACTGATAACGCATCTTCTTAAGCGAGAGCTGCTGGTTAAGCCGGGCACGCTCCTGATCATTTCGGCAACAGGCAATCAGTTGCTCCAGCGTGACCATCTCCTTGCGGATTTGCATTTCCTCAGGGATCATGCCGGCATTTTTGAGCAGCTTGTAGCTTGCTCTCAGCTCCTCGGGCACTCCTGAAGCATCCTCCAGTTGCAGTGGCTGGCCTGCACCGGGCAGATTGTCGAATTCCCCCTTGCGTATCGCTTCTTGTATCTTTTCCTCAATGATCGAAGACATCCAGTCCATGTTATCCCTCCTGAACGTATAGCCGACCGCTTCTATCCACCGAACGTCATCTATCCGTATTAATAGTTCCAGCTCTAGTATACCCGCTGACGGCAGAAGCGAGCAGCAATTTTTGGCTTGCTGTATAAATGACTGGAATCTGGTTACTTTACAAATACTTAGCCCGACAAGGAGGATACCTACGTATGAATATACAATCCGGCACCTATTATTGGCCTGATACGTTCCCTGATCCGCCTGCTTACCCAGCCTTGCATGAAAATATCGCATGCGATGTGCTGATTGTGGGTGGTGGCAGTTCAGGAGCACAATGCGCTTATTACCTGGCAGATCAACCGCTGAAGGTTGTCGTTGTTGAGAAAGGAAAAATAGGCAGTGGCAGCACAAGCACCAATACCGCATTGATTCAATATTCCGGAGAAAAGATGTTCACCAATCTGATCCATTCGTTTGGAGAAGACTATACACGCCGACATCTGGACCTGCTGCATCGCGCCATCGACGAGATCGAAGCCGCCGCCTCTCGCACCCGGCTGGATTTTGAATTTTGCAGAAGAGATACCTTGTATTGCGCTAGCTGTACCGAGGATGTCGCGCCGCTCCATGAGGAATACGAGCTGCTTAGACGTCTTGGCTGCGACCTGGAGTTCTGGTCCCAGGAACAGATCGAAGCCCATTACCCTTTCAGCAGAGAGGCCGCCATCTATTCCCGGAAGGACGCGGAGCTGAATCCGTTCAAATTCACACATGCACTGCTCGATTATGCCGCAGAACATGGCGTCCGCATCTATGAGCATACGGAGGTAAACGGTCACTATTACGAGGATGGACACCGCCTCGTCGTGATGACAACCAAGGACGGCTACACCATTACGGCAAGGCAGGTGATTTTTGCCGCGGGATATGAGGGCATAGAGATTCAGAAGGACAAGCAGGTATCCTTCGTGAGCACCTATACCGTCACTACAA contains:
- a CDS encoding NTTRR-F1 domain, coding for MAIVNLVVNGGFETGSFPPWNASNAIVTSAYAHTGSFSAELLGGATTAYINQFIPVMSGQILEFQVYLSRIGPNPASTVTLQLFYYDNAFNQVGQEFLINVPGTDIPDVTQTGWLLVSRAVGPVPAGATQAFLLINTIPQAGSANILVDDVALLFNEGGATGPTGPTGATGSTGPTGNTGPTGATGPTGATGGTGPTGATGATGATGPTGATGNTGATGATGDTGATGPTGPPGGATGFTGPTGPTGPTGPTGATGDTGATGATGETGPPGGATGNTGPTGSTGATGATGATGATGPTGATGATGPTGPTGATGSTGSTGATGTVQPNPFDVYVLAGATGGNGTQASPFGTIQEGVSAVSPTGTVNILPGSYTVSATISVNKAGVTLRGYAGTNITLTAAVVPLIVTGSNVTIDGLTITSDNAYAVEFVQLGGVNHRLINNTIFGPPQAGPSTGWVVNRGFVTQIGNMTNLLVRNNIFYSLRQPAYLNPNTTGFIVDNVTYNTRGFVVDSAIFQFSGNSWGSPVNAVDIALLVGTPTGAPYDPLTDLAANNSTATISDQR
- a CDS encoding NAD(P)-dependent oxidoreductase — its product is MNYSPENATVGFIGTGVMGASMAGHILKAGYPLHVYTRTRTKAEELVRQGAIWQETPAELAAACDVIITMIGYPQDVEAVYLGEQGLIANARQGSCLIDMTTSSPLLAQRIAEACAARGLHALDAPVSGGDVGAREARLSIMIGGEEQTVTAVRPLLELLGSNIVHQGAAGAGQHTKMCNQIAIASNMMGVCEAIAYAQSAGLNPQTVLQAIAGGAAGSWSLANLGPRMLAGDYEPGFYIKHFIKDMGIALDAAREMGLSLPGLSLAESLYRQLAEQGLEDKGTQALIQYYLSSQ
- the rlmN gene encoding 23S rRNA (adenine(2503)-C(2))-methyltransferase RlmN, which gives rise to MNKPSIYGLTREQLEAWLLERGHKKFRAMQVWEWLYRRRVTSFEAMDDVRPECLELLAAHFAIDTLTEHVKQEATDGTVKFLFRLSDGNLIETVLMRHKFGLSVCVTTQVGCNIGCSFCASGLLAKSRDLSSGEIVGQIMKAQLYLDQAGRQERVSHVVVMGIGEPFDNYQNMSDFIQVIKDHKGLAIGPRHITVSTSGLANKIEEFADSSLGVNLAVSLHAPNNELRTRIMKINRAIPIERLMESIQYYLTKTRRRITIEYILLKDVNDQPEHAVELAELVSSIRSLANVNLIPYNPVDEHSQYQRTDREVVRQFYDTLKKQGISCSVRLEHGVDIDAACGQLRSKQIKRAGAV
- a CDS encoding NTTRR-F1 domain, with translation MAIVNLVVNGGFETGSFPPWNASNAIVTSAYAHTGSFSAELLGGATTAFINQFIPVMSGQILEFQVYLSRIGPNPAPTVTLQLFYYDNAFNQVGQEFLINVPGTDIPDVTQTGWLLVSRAVGPVPAGATQAFLLINTIPQAGSANILVDDVALLFNEGGATGPTGPTGATGSTGPTGATGSTGATGATGATGATGATGATGATGATGDTGATGATGATGATGDTGATGATGDTGATGATGATGATGDTGATGATGDTGATGATGDTGATGATGDTGATGATGDTGATGATGDTGATGDTGDTGATGDTGATGDTGATGATGDTGATGATGDTGATGATGDTGATGATGDTGATGATGDTGATGATGDTGATGATGDTGATGDTGATGDTGATGATGDTGATGATGDTGATGATGDTGATGDTGATGATGDTGATGATGDTGATGATGDTGATGATGDTGATGATGDTGATGATGDTGATGATGDTGATGATGDTGATGATGDTGATGATGDTGATGATGDTGATGATGATGATGDTGATGATGDTGATGATGDTGATGATGATGDTGATGDTGATGATGDTGATGATGDTGATGATGDTGATGATGDTGATGATGDTGATGDTGATGATGDTGATGATGDTGATGATGDTGATGATGDTGATGATGDTGATGATGDTGATGATGDTGATGATGDTGATGATGDTGATGATGDTGATGATGDTGATGATGATGDTGATGATGATGDTGATGATGDTGATGATGDTGATGATGDTGATGATGDTGATGATGATGATGDTGATGDTGATGATGDTGATGATGDTGATGATGDTGATGATGDTGATGATGATGDTGATGATGDTGATGATGDTGATGATGDTGATGATGPTGPGATLAFSNTAGTIAVAPPLNTEVTVASVTSNVTAGDNIKVDYALGYEGVFSAAWSVTAEFRLYRDGTLIATRTLIQSGAQAETTDFPIANTFVDTAPATAASTYEVRVITTAATNLTSASAINRYLNTTDYTTT